The sequence below is a genomic window from Synechococcus sp. PCC 7335.
CTATCTAGAATCGCCTGTACTTGGCAGTATTCCTCAGGTCAAATCTGGCTCACTTATTCTCATGGTCGGTGCCACCCCCGAACAGTTTGACCGCTGCCTACCGGTACTTGAGTGCTTTGGTCCTAGCCCCAAGCTAATGGGACCAGTAGGCACAGCTGCCACTGCCAAGCTAGCAATGAATCAGCTGATCGGTAGTTTGACTGCTGCTTTTTCTATGAGCTTAGGATTAGTTCAAAAAGAAGGTCTAGACATTGAGAAATTCATGTCAATCGTGCGAGAAAGTGCGCTGTATGCACCGACCTTTGATAAGAAGCTGACGCGGATGTGCGATCGCAATTTCTCCAATCCCAACTTTCCAACCAAGCATTTGCTCAAGGATATGAATTTGTTTACCCAGGCGGCGCAAGATCGAGGAATTGATGCAACAGTAGCAGCAGGAGTCAGCCAGCTAGCCCAAAACGCGATCACCCAAGGATTAGCAGATGAAGATTATTCTGCTATTTACAATGTAATCAATATACAGACCGATCAGTTGCAGCAGGATGAATAGTAGCGAAACTGATCTACTAGTCGTCAAAGAGTAGACCAATCTATTAATAAGTCCATATTAATAAATCCATAATAGTGGTGCTGTTTGAATATCAAAGTTTAAGAATAGACCACCCAGGAATTACAACATAGCGTAGAACTATGAGACAGTCGAGATTGTTTTCAAGTCAACTTCTTCTAGGACTGAGTATTGCACTTTTTCTGTTTGGAATCGCGTTCGTTCAGAGCCCTGGGAAAGCGTTACCTATGCCAGATAACAACGGGTTAGTTGTCAAACAGAGCCCTCACAGCGTAGAAGAAACAGAAAGGAGATTTCTGAATGTTCTCGACTCAAAGGGGCTAAATACATTTATCACGATAGACCACGGACAAAATGCTGAAGGCGTCGGACTAACCATGAGACCGACGCGAGTAGTGCTCTTTGGCAATCCAAAGCTAGGGACACCTCTCATGCAATGTGAGCAAAGTTTAGCGATCGATCTGCCCCAGAAACTATTGATCTGGCAAGACGACACCGACCAGGTCAATATTGCCTACAACGATCCTCGCTACTTAGGAGGACGTCATCAGCTAGGTAGCTGTAGCAGTAGAACTATTAGGCGGATGGCAGGTGCTTTGAACAAACTGTCTGCAAGTGCGATCACTCCGTAGACTAAATCTAGGAGTAGACTAAATATAGGAACAGTCCCCTTGTCAACTAAGCTGTCAGCGCTGCTTTTTCTTTAGCTTTCTGGAGAAGAACGGCATCGCTTGCATTTCCGAACCGGCGATCGCGTCGCTGATAGATCAATAGTGCCCGATGAAACTGGGCTCGATCAAAGTCGGGCCAAAACGCATCAGTAAATACCATCTCGGTATAGGCTAGCTGCCACAGCAGAAAATTACTTAGCCGCTGCTCACCACTAGTACGAATTAATAGATCAGGGTCACTGCCTTGCGTATACAAATGCTCAGCAATCATATCCTCAGTCACCTCACAAGCAGTCACCGCTCCTTGCTCTACTTTCTGAGCTATTTGCTGACAAGCCATCGTAATCTCACTGCGGCTACCGTAATTAACAGCGACATTGAAATCTATAGCAGTATTGTTCGCAGTTTCTTCCACTGCTAAGTTCATTTCTTTTTGTAGGATTGGAGGCAGCGCCGATAGATCTCCAATAAAACGAACTCGAACGCCTTCTTGATGCATCGCCATCAGTTCTTTTTTTAGCATCTTCTCAAACAACACCATCAGAAAATCAACTTCTGTTGTAGGTCGTTTCCAGTTCTCTGTAGAAAAGGCATAGGCAGTCAGAGCCTCAATTCCCCAATCTTTGCAACAGCGTAATAAATCCTTGAGTACTCTAGCGCCTTGTCTGTGTCCAGCGACTCTAGGCAAGCACCGCTGATTGGCCCACCGGCCATTACCATCCATGATCACTGCTACATGCTTAGGCACGCACAAAGGATTGATATCGTCAGGAAGCACAGAATAAGCGTGCATGTCAGTTCGCCGCATAAATGAATAGAAGACGCGCTCAGAATTCCCGGTGGTTTACTGGAGCTAGCAACTATAGCTAGTCTGCAAAGCCACTGCTCATCTAAAATAATGTCGAATCGGTTGGCATCGTCAAGGTTCAAGCTATCGGACGCATTGCTGTAGTGTCAGTCGGAAAAAGTCGGTTGTCTCTCTAGTGTTGATATAGCTTCTGCTATCAGTGGCTCAGCCAACCCTGGTTTCAAGCAAGCCGGTTCGTTCGGAACATTCACCACACGATAGGTAGTCTACTATGCAAGCAGATCGTAATATCTGCATTGTTCACTTGGGGCTAGTACACTTAATTCGATGGGATTATGATTATAGAGCAAGCTATTGAGTATGCCGATCAGCTGCTATACGACCAGACAGGAAAGCATCTGAGCGATCTACAAAGCTATATTATTCAGCAAAGCTGGCAGGGTAGAACCTATGGACAGGTCGCTGCTTTAGCTGGATATAGCGAGGGTCATGTAAAGGATGTTGCCTCACAGCTATGGCGGTTATTATCCAATGCGCTGGGGGAGCGAATCACCAAGGGAAACTTGCGATCGCGTTTTATCAACCAGATCAAGCGCACGCTTAAAAAGGCCTCTACCGCTAATTTTCTAACACAGTCGCATATTCTAACGGTTCAAGGCTTCATCGGTCGAGAGCAAGCCCTTTCAACGCTACATTCTCTTAGTCAGCAGCAGCCTATAATTGTCATTCAAGGTGAAGCGGGGCTTGGAAAGACAACACTTGCACAGCGCTACTGCCAACAGTTTGAACAGGTCTTGGAGCTGCTTGTCGCCAGAGAGACTAGTCGGATTGTTCGAGTAGAAAGTGTTGTAGAAGAATGGCTGCAACAGCATTTCAACCAAGCACCTGCTGAAGAGTTTGGCATTACGCTGAGTCGGTTGAAGTATCAGCTCGAAAAAGACAACCATAGCGTAGTCTTGATTGATAATCTAGAACCAGTACTGACAAAAAGCGGGCAGTTTGCCACAGAATATAGAGGATATGTAGAACTCCTACGCATCTTAGCTGCGACCAAAACAACAACAATCATCACTAGCCGCGATCGCCTTTGCGAACCTAGCTTGAAGGTGTACCATTACCGTCTACCAACTTTATCGCTAGCTGCTTGGCAACAGTTCTTTCAAGCGCATATCGAACAGATAGCCTCTAAAAGAGTCGACTTTTATACCACTATCTTGCAGAGCATGCATCGAGCCTACAACGGTAATGCCAAGGCAATGGAAGTATTATGTGAAGCAGTTGTAGAAGATTTTGAAGGTGATTTGGGTGCCTACTGGCAACAGAACAGCACTAACCTCTTAGGCAGTGCTGAACTTAGAAATCTAATTAGTGGGCAAGTCAATCGCTTGCGCGACTTAGATCCAAAAGCATATACAGTAATTTGTCGATTGGCAGGTAATCACGCTCCAGACAGCTCTAGGTTTGATACAGATGAGATCTTGGCACTCATGTGGGATATTCCGCTTGAATGGCGGCGACAGATCTTAAGTTCGTTGCGCGATCGCTCTTTGTTGGCGTTTGAAAAGGGACGCTACTGGCTACATCCTATGATCAAAGCTGAGGCGGTAGAACGGTTGAGCTATATCGAGCCTTAGGTTCCTTCTAGCTTGAATGGCTCAAGCCTTCATACCATTAAGCCTTATCGCGAGTCAGTTGTTCCAATCGTAATATCAATCTCTAGTGACAGAAGAGGCTAGCGGATGGAATGCTAACCTATGAATTCGTTTAGACTCACGCACGCACAGCTATGCGCTGGAAAACAGGCCGTCGCAGTAGAAACATACAAGATCGTAGAGGAAGGCGCGGCTTCAGCCGTGGTGGGGGTAGTCCTATTGCCATCGGTGGCGGCGGACTTGGAATGGTTGTCGTTGCAATCGTCATTACCTTACTAGGTGGAGATCCCACCGTCCTACTAGACGCGGCTGCTCCTGTCCAGTCTGATCGAGCTCCCTACAACACATCCCCAATAGAAACTTCCCCCGAAGAAGATGCTCTAGCAGACTTTGTGTCTGTCGTCCTGGCCGATACCGAAGATACCTGGAACAGCATCTTTCCGCGTGAGTTTGGCGGTCGATACCAAGAGCCTACTCTAGTTCTTTTTACAGATGTCGTTCAGTCAGCCTGTGGGACCGCTCAATCGGCTGTTGGTCCTTTCTATTGTCCGGCAGACCAGCAGGTCTACATCGACCTGAGTTTCTACCAAGATCTGAAATACAAACTAGGCGCGCCTGGCGACTTCGCCCAAGCCTATGTTATCGCTCACGAAGTTGGCCACCACATTCAAAATCTACTAGGCATCTCGAAAGAAGTCCGAGCTGCTCAAAGCCGCGCTAGCCAAACCCAAGCCAACCAGCTCTCGGTCCGTCAAGAGCTACAAGCCGACTGCTTAGCCGGTGTTTGGGCTTACCATACCAACCAACGCGGTCTTTTAGAAGCAGGAGATGTTGAAGAAGCCCTCAACGCCGCTAGCCAAATCGGAGACGACAACCTTCAAAGAAAACAGCGTGGCTACGTCACCCCTGACTCTTTCACCCACGGCAGCGCTGCTCAAAGAGTCGAATGGTTTAGCCGCGGCTTCACTTCCGGTGACGTAGACCAGTGCGACACGTTTTCCTGAGGTAACGTCAGTTCGGGATAAGATTCGCAGAAAAAAAGAAGGATAGGTACGCTGAGATTATCAAAACCAATCCAGCCCTATCCTTCGCTATGTCTAGTCTAGAAGAACTCTTTTGCCACGTCGATGACTGCTGCAAGTGGTTCGAACCTCGCTGGCACCAGCAACTGCTAACCAGCGGCGCGACCAGTCGGCTACGAGCGCGTTCTTTGACGCTAAGCGAAATCCTAACTATTCTGATTCGCTTTCATCAAAGCCACTATCGCAACTTCAAGCACTACTACCTCAACGAAGTGCAAGAACATCTACGCAGTGCTTTCCCTAAGCTTGTTAGCTACAACCGCTTTGTCGAATGGACGCCCGCTTCTCTACTGCCTCTATGTTGCTACTTAAAGCACTGCTTCGGCCGTTGTAGCGGCATCAGCTTCATCGATGCGACCAGTCTCAAAGTTTGCCACAACCGTCGCATCTATCAGCACCGTGTCTGTCGCGACACGGCAGCTCGCGGCAAGACTTCAGTCGGCTGGTTCTACGGCTTCAAGCTACATCTAGTCGTCAGTGACTGCGGTGAGCTGCTCGGTGCTACGCTAACACCCGGCAATACCGACGACCGTCAGCCTGTCGTTGACTTACTCAGTGAGCTGCATGGCAAGGTCTTTGCCGATAAGGGCTACGTCTCGAAAGACCTTGCTAAACAACTACGCGAAGACTTCGATATTGCCTTCTTTGCTAAACCGAGGCGCAACATGAAAAACCATCTGATGAGCTTAAACGACAAACTACTCGCGCGTCAGCGCTCTATCGTCGAGACGATTATCGACCAGTTGAAGAACATCTCGCAGATTGAGCATTCTAGGCATCGCAGTCCCGTCAACTGTTGGGTGAACATTTTGTGTGGACTGATTGCCTACTGTCATCAACCGAAGAAGCCTTCGTTTGAGCTGTAGTTCTTAGTTTGTCGGCTTTGGCTTATCCCGAACTCACGTTGAGGTAGGCTTGCGAAGCACCTCGCTTAGGCAAGCGCACTATTCAAGCCGATTCTTCTTGATCAATCGTTTCTAGACTTGATGACACGCACAAACTGAGAATCGACAATGCGAGGTTGACCGTCGATTATTTCTAGTGTGAAAGTTCGTTCTTCCCGCTGAATATCAGCGTTAGGATAAACATAAGTATTCTGTCCAGTAAGCGTCAGTGTTTTCTCCGTTCGATCGACGACCGTAAGATTCTCTACAGTAACGCGGCTAAACTTTTCAAAAAACTCTTGGCTAAAGCTCAGGCTAAGTTCTTCTGAAAAGGCAGCAATAGCACTATCCCAAGAACGGTTAGAGATATCGCTATAGAGAGTTTCGACTAGCGCGATCGCATCTTCAGGATCAGGCGCAGGTTCCCCTTTAGGAGCGGGTATAGGCGCAGGTGTAGGTGCAGGCCTGGGTGTAGGAGCTGATACAGGGCTAGGTGTTAGGTCCCCCTCAGTCGAGGGCTGTTCCGAAGGCTGTTCAACGCGCTCTAAACCATCTGGTGGTGACCTATCGGGTGACCTATCTGGCTCTGACACCACCTGCTCTGATACAGCTTGATTTGATAAGTTGTTGCGCCAAGCTAATAGACCAGTGCTCAATATGGCAACAGCACCTATACAAAGACCGAAGGGCAACAAAACATTTCGTCTAGGCGGAGAGGTTGAAGGTGCTGCTGGTCTTTCGGTCTTTAGCAAGGTAGCCTGCGGTGAGTCAGCCTGCACTCCTTGATTTTGCGACGATACGGCTACAGTTTTGGCTGTGGTAGATGACGGCAGTGGCTGGGTAAGATCAGCAGAATGATAGCTGCCTAAACTATTCTCACTATTTGGTTTAGGACGAGCGTACTCTGCAGGCGCTAGGGTCGTAAACTGGCTCAGCTCGGTCGGTAGAGAGTTCAAAGCGCTAAGGGCATCTGAAGCAGTCGGGAAACGGGTACGAAAGTCATAGCGCACCATCGTGTCTAAGAATGTTCTTAGGGCAGGGTGAATATAGGGTAGCGTTTCACACCAAGTAATTTCCCCAGTTTCAGGATCGATTGAGAGCGTACTAGGATGACGCTGGGTCAATCCTTGGATTGCAATCATGCCAACAGCATAGATATCGCTGCTAAAGTGCGGGCGGCCTGCTACCTGTTCACTAGGCATATAGCCTTGAGTCCCAATAGAGATAGTTCTACCTAGGCTTGTCTGCGCTTGGGTGATCTGAGTAGTTACCTGTTTGACCGAACCAAAGTCAATCAGCACTAGACGGCTATCAAGATCGCGACGAACCAGATTCGAGGGTTTAATGTCGCGATGAATCACCCGCTGCTCGTGCACAAACTTCAGCGTATCTAGCAGATCGCCTAAAAAGCTAACGACTGTAGCTTCTGACCAGCAAGCTGCTGTCTGCGTAGCCAAATTCAACTCAGATTCTAGCGAGTGACCCCGGACCAAATCCTGTACTAGGTAGAACTCTTGGTTTTCTTCAAAATGAGCTAATAGACGAGGAATCTGGGGATGATCTCCCAGCTGAGAGAGCACGCTAGCTTCTGTTTCAAACAGCCGTCTAGCAATTCGTAACTCTTCAGCGTTGCTAAATTGAGGTTTGAGCTGTTTGACCACGCATTCAGGATAACCGGGCCTATGACGATCTTGCGCTAAGAAAGTTTGTCCAAATCCGCCAGCGCCTAACCGTCCTGTAATCTGATAGCGCCCCCCCAGCAGAGGCAGACCTTCTATGTAGCTCGGTAGATGAGATTGATTACTCATAGAAGATTGACTATGGAAAAAGAGCACATTAGGCAGTCAATATAGATCTTAGTCCATACATCTTGCGTTGCACTTAGCGCTTCGACCTAACGCTTCAACTTGGCGCTTCGACCTAGCGCTTTATGAATTAAGCGTTATCGCTTCTAGTAATAGTTTAAGCCAGGTGAACGCTGCTATAGGTGCATAGCAAATAAAACGGTTTCAGCTAGCTGACTCTTCAATAACGGTTTCCTCCTGGTTTGTCGCTATGGCAACTTCCTTAAAGCGAATCATTTCTTGACGAGGGTCGGCGTAGCTTACCTGAATCGTCAGCCGCTCACCGACTTCTACAGCTCGGTCGAAGCGCATAACGAATTCCAGGCCCAAGTCCTCAAAGATAATTAGGCCCAGGCTCTCATGTTCTCGCAGCCAGCGCACCATGATCACATCCCAGGGCTGTCCTGGGTTTGCTTCATTCTGCCGCTTTAGGTACTCGATTGCCCAATATTTCTTCGTCTGTCGCTCTACCATTACAGCTTCATAGGCGGCGTTAGAGACGCTGGCAATAATCTCAGGCATCTCTACGGGCGTGAACGGCAGGTCGGCTCCGCGCAGATGGGCTTTGATTTGGAAGTGTCCCATCAGATCTGTGTAGCGACGGATGGGAGAGGTCACCTGGCAGTAGCGATCTAGCCCAAGGGTCGCGTGGCGGGCAGGCGTGATGTTCATCTCGCTCCGAGTCATACATCGGCGAATAGCAGAATCACGCACCCATCCAGCTTCTAGCTGCATCAGTTCTTCTTCAGGAGGAAGTTCGGGCTGTGGCTGAGCGCGGAAGGGCAGCGGAATTTTATTGTCTTCGCCGTAGCGAGCCGCTATCTCACCAGTGAGAATCATCATCTCGGCAACCATTTCACGGGAGTTTGATGATTCGAGGATGTCGATAGTAATCACGTCATCGTCAACTTTAATGACAGATTCAGGCAGCTGAATATCAATAGCGCCTTGTGATTTTCGCCAGGATAAACGCTGTTTGGCATGATCGAATAGGGCAAGCAGTTCACTCTCTGCCTGAACACCTAGCTCGATCATTTCATCTGCGTCGTCATAAGTCAGTCGATAGGTGGGTTTCACGACGCTCGGCTGAATACTGTATTCTGCTACACTGCCATCTTCTGCAAGTAGCACACTGAAACTAAGCGCGTTGCATATCTGGCCTTGAACCAAGCTCATCGGTCCGGCAGCTAACTCGAAAGGGAACATAGGAATGACGCCAGTTGGCAAGTACACGGTGGTACAGCGTCTGCGAGCCTCAGTATCTAATATGCCATTGAGACTGATCCAGTAAGTTGGATCAGCAATATGAATCCACAGCTTCTGACGGCCATCAGCTAGGGTTTCACAGCTAAGGCCGTCGTCGATCTCCTGGGTACTCTCATCATCTATGGTGTAGACCTTCAGATGGGTAAGATCAACGCGATCGCCTTCTTCAGCAGGCGGCGATTCAATGATTTGGGCTACGCTCGCACTCACTTCTTCAGGAAACTGAGTGGGAATCTGTCGGCGTCGTAAGGCTAGATTCTCGTGCTGATCCCATAGCCCTAGCGCAACCAAAAAGTCGAAGGCAGCCTCTGGTGACTTGTCTTGGTTAAGCTCAGTGAGTAGCTCTTGGGCAGCACTCTTTTGGCTAGATTCATCGCCTAGCAGCGCATAGCGTTCAACAATCTCCAAGCGCGGGCGATCGCTCTTTTCCCACTCAACCGACTCGCCAGATAGCGCGGCCTGAACTCGAGCCAAGAAGCCTTCTCGCTCTACCTGATTAGCAGCTTCA
It includes:
- a CDS encoding serine/threonine-protein kinase, with the translated sequence MSNQSHLPSYIEGLPLLGGRYQITGRLGAGGFGQTFLAQDRHRPGYPECVVKQLKPQFSNAEELRIARRLFETEASVLSQLGDHPQIPRLLAHFEENQEFYLVQDLVRGHSLESELNLATQTAACWSEATVVSFLGDLLDTLKFVHEQRVIHRDIKPSNLVRRDLDSRLVLIDFGSVKQVTTQITQAQTSLGRTISIGTQGYMPSEQVAGRPHFSSDIYAVGMIAIQGLTQRHPSTLSIDPETGEITWCETLPYIHPALRTFLDTMVRYDFRTRFPTASDALSALNSLPTELSQFTTLAPAEYARPKPNSENSLGSYHSADLTQPLPSSTTAKTVAVSSQNQGVQADSPQATLLKTERPAAPSTSPPRRNVLLPFGLCIGAVAILSTGLLAWRNNLSNQAVSEQVVSEPDRSPDRSPPDGLERVEQPSEQPSTEGDLTPSPVSAPTPRPAPTPAPIPAPKGEPAPDPEDAIALVETLYSDISNRSWDSAIAAFSEELSLSFSQEFFEKFSRVTVENLTVVDRTEKTLTLTGQNTYVYPNADIQREERTFTLEIIDGQPRIVDSQFVRVIKSRND
- a CDS encoding neutral zinc metallopeptidase produces the protein MRWKTGRRSRNIQDRRGRRGFSRGGGSPIAIGGGGLGMVVVAIVITLLGGDPTVLLDAAAPVQSDRAPYNTSPIETSPEEDALADFVSVVLADTEDTWNSIFPREFGGRYQEPTLVLFTDVVQSACGTAQSAVGPFYCPADQQVYIDLSFYQDLKYKLGAPGDFAQAYVIAHEVGHHIQNLLGISKEVRAAQSRASQTQANQLSVRQELQADCLAGVWAYHTNQRGLLEAGDVEEALNAASQIGDDNLQRKQRGYVTPDSFTHGSAAQRVEWFSRGFTSGDVDQCDTFS
- a CDS encoding isoprenyl transferase is translated as MHAYSVLPDDINPLCVPKHVAVIMDGNGRWANQRCLPRVAGHRQGARVLKDLLRCCKDWGIEALTAYAFSTENWKRPTTEVDFLMVLFEKMLKKELMAMHQEGVRVRFIGDLSALPPILQKEMNLAVEETANNTAIDFNVAVNYGSRSEITMACQQIAQKVEQGAVTACEVTEDMIAEHLYTQGSDPDLLIRTSGEQRLSNFLLWQLAYTEMVFTDAFWPDFDRAQFHRALLIYQRRDRRFGNASDAVLLQKAKEKAALTA
- a CDS encoding AAA family ATPase, with translation MIIEQAIEYADQLLYDQTGKHLSDLQSYIIQQSWQGRTYGQVAALAGYSEGHVKDVASQLWRLLSNALGERITKGNLRSRFINQIKRTLKKASTANFLTQSHILTVQGFIGREQALSTLHSLSQQQPIIVIQGEAGLGKTTLAQRYCQQFEQVLELLVARETSRIVRVESVVEEWLQQHFNQAPAEEFGITLSRLKYQLEKDNHSVVLIDNLEPVLTKSGQFATEYRGYVELLRILAATKTTTIITSRDRLCEPSLKVYHYRLPTLSLAAWQQFFQAHIEQIASKRVDFYTTILQSMHRAYNGNAKAMEVLCEAVVEDFEGDLGAYWQQNSTNLLGSAELRNLISGQVNRLRDLDPKAYTVICRLAGNHAPDSSRFDTDEILALMWDIPLEWRRQILSSLRDRSLLAFEKGRYWLHPMIKAEAVERLSYIEP
- a CDS encoding IS982 family transposase; translated protein: MSSLEELFCHVDDCCKWFEPRWHQQLLTSGATSRLRARSLTLSEILTILIRFHQSHYRNFKHYYLNEVQEHLRSAFPKLVSYNRFVEWTPASLLPLCCYLKHCFGRCSGISFIDATSLKVCHNRRIYQHRVCRDTAARGKTSVGWFYGFKLHLVVSDCGELLGATLTPGNTDDRQPVVDLLSELHGKVFADKGYVSKDLAKQLREDFDIAFFAKPRRNMKNHLMSLNDKLLARQRSIVETIIDQLKNISQIEHSRHRSPVNCWVNILCGLIAYCHQPKKPSFEL
- a CDS encoding ribonuclease catalytic domain-containing protein, coding for MEKGTLIEFKLKGSPYLAVADRPEGKKNWVLVDQAGQSHTIHPRQIIYEVSDASYEPTEIEEFTTEAQSYIDPDNLEVAWELLLELEEPATPASLAQLLFSDQSPPLCYAAHRLLSEDKIFFKQKGDHYEPRSASQVEELQHKIAREAANQVEREGFLARVQAALSGESVEWEKSDRPRLEIVERYALLGDESSQKSAAQELLTELNQDKSPEAAFDFLVALGLWDQHENLALRRRQIPTQFPEEVSASVAQIIESPPAEEGDRVDLTHLKVYTIDDESTQEIDDGLSCETLADGRQKLWIHIADPTYWISLNGILDTEARRRCTTVYLPTGVIPMFPFELAAGPMSLVQGQICNALSFSVLLAEDGSVAEYSIQPSVVKPTYRLTYDDADEMIELGVQAESELLALFDHAKQRLSWRKSQGAIDIQLPESVIKVDDDVITIDILESSNSREMVAEMMILTGEIAARYGEDNKIPLPFRAQPQPELPPEEELMQLEAGWVRDSAIRRCMTRSEMNITPARHATLGLDRYCQVTSPIRRYTDLMGHFQIKAHLRGADLPFTPVEMPEIIASVSNAAYEAVMVERQTKKYWAIEYLKRQNEANPGQPWDVIMVRWLREHESLGLIIFEDLGLEFVMRFDRAVEVGERLTIQVSYADPRQEMIRFKEVAIATNQEETVIEESAS
- a CDS encoding NAD(P)-dependent oxidoreductase, which gives rise to MKIGLLGTGLMGAPMAYQLHHSGFEVVAWNRSPQRLLPLKEVGIQTADSAAEVIASAELTITMLSDASAIKSALFIDPAALSSRTILQMGTIAPAESRELCVQVQAAKGDYLESPVLGSIPQVKSGSLILMVGATPEQFDRCLPVLECFGPSPKLMGPVGTAATAKLAMNQLIGSLTAAFSMSLGLVQKEGLDIEKFMSIVRESALYAPTFDKKLTRMCDRNFSNPNFPTKHLLKDMNLFTQAAQDRGIDATVAAGVSQLAQNAITQGLADEDYSAIYNVINIQTDQLQQDE
- a CDS encoding DUF302 domain-containing protein is translated as MPDNNGLVVKQSPHSVEETERRFLNVLDSKGLNTFITIDHGQNAEGVGLTMRPTRVVLFGNPKLGTPLMQCEQSLAIDLPQKLLIWQDDTDQVNIAYNDPRYLGGRHQLGSCSSRTIRRMAGALNKLSASAITP